CCTGCACACCGCCCCGATGACCCTGGCCATGGTGGTGCTCCAGGCGATCTGCGACGCCGCCCCGGCCGAGACCCAGGCCCGGCTCGAGGCCTTCGAGTCGTCCGCCGCCCGCCGCCAGTTGTTCCTCAGCTGAGAGGAGTACGGAATGCACCAGCCCGTCCGCGCCGCCCGCGGCACCGCACGCACCGCGAAGGGGTGGCCGCAGGAGGCCGCGCTGCGGATGCTGATGAACAACCTCGACCCGGAGGTGGCCGAGCGCCCCGAGGACCTGGTGGTCTACGGCGGCACCGGCAAGGCCGCCCGGGACTGGCCGTCGTACCACGCGCTGGTGCGGACGCTCACCGACCTGCGCGACGACGAGACGATGCTGGTGCAGTCCGGCCGCCCGGTCGGCGTCATGCGGACCCACGAGTGGGCGCCCCGGGTCCTGCTGGCCAACTCCAACCTGGTCGGCGACTGGGCCACCTGGCCGGAGTTCCGCCGTCTCGAACAGCTCGGCCTGACCATGTACGGGCAGATGACCGCCGGCTCCTGGATCTACATCGGCACTCAGGGGATCCTCCAGGGCACCTACGAGACGTTCGCGGCGGTGGCCGCGAAGCGCTTCGGTGGCACCCTGGCCGGGACGCTGACGCTGACCGCCGGCTGCGGCGGGATGGGCGGGGCGCAGCCCCTCGCGGTGACCATGAACGGTGGCGCCTGCCTGATCGTGGACGTGGACCGCAGCCGGCTGGAGCGCCGGATGCACGACCGCTACCTGGACGAGATCGCCGACAACCTGGACGACGCGGTCGAGCGGGTGCTCGCCGCGAAGCGGGCGCGCCGGGCGCTGAGCGTCGGCGTGGTCGGCAACGCCGCGGTCGTCTTCCCCGAGCTGCTGGTCCGGGGTGTCGAGATCGACGTGGTGACCGATCAGACCAGCGCGCACGACCCGCTGTCGTACGTGCCGGTGGGGGTGGAGCTGGCCGATGCCCGGGACTACGCGGCGCAGAAGCCGGCGGAGTTCACCGACCGGGCCCGGGCGTCGATGGCCCGGCACGTGGCGGCGATGGTGGGCTTCCTGGACGCCGGCGCGGAGGTCTTCGACTACGGCAACTCGATCCGCGGCGAGGCGAAGCTCGCCGGGTACGAGCGGGCCTTCGACTTCCCCGGCTTCGTGCCGGCGTACATCCGGCCGCTGTTCTGCGAGGGCAAGGGCCCGTTCCGGTGGGCGGCGCTCTCCGGCGACCCGAAGGACATCGCGGCCACCGATCGGGCCATCCTGGACCTGTTCCCGGAGAACGAGTCCCTCGCCCGGTGGATGCGGATGGCCGGTGAGCGGGTCGCCTTCCAGGGCCTGCCGGCGCGGATCTGCTGGCTCGGCTACGGCGAGCGGGACAAGGCCGGCGTGCGGTTCAACGAGATGGTGGCCTCCGGCGAGCTGAGCGCGCCCGTGGTGATCGGCCGGGACCACCTGGACTGCGGCAGCGTGGCCAGCCCCTACCGGGAGACCGAGGCGATGGCCGACGGCTCCGACGCGATCGCCGACTGGCCACTGCTCAACGCGCTGGTCAACACCGCCAGCGGCGCCTCCTGGGTCTCCATCCACCACGGCGGCGGCGTGGGCATCGGCCGTTCCATCCATGCCGGGCAGGTCTGCGTCGCCGACGGCAGCGCGCTGGCCGGGCAGAAGATCGAGCGGGTGCTCACCAACGACCCGGCGATGGGCGTCATCCGGCACGTCGACGCCGGCTACGACGACGCCCGCGAGGTGGCCGCCCGCACCGGCGTCCGCGTCCCCATGACCGAGGCGTAAGGAAGGGCCCCTTGTTAACGCATTCGGTAGAGGAAGGGACCCTTCCTAACAGGTTCCGGACGCTGTGGGACGAGATCGCGCTGGTCGGGCGGGACGCGGGCAGCGGCGGCTACCTGCGGTACGCGCTGACCGAGCCGGAGCTCACGCTGCGGGACTGGTTCCGGGAGCAGGCCGAGGTGCGCGGCATGCCGGTGCAGGAGGACGGCAACGGCAACCTGTTCGCCTGGTGGGGCGACCCGACGGCCGGGCAGGCGGTGCTGACCGGCAGCCACTTCGACTCGGTGCCGCACGGCGGGGCGTATGACGGGCCGCTCGGCATCGTCAGCGCGTTCCTCGCCGTGGACGAGCTGCGGGCCGCCGGCGTCGCCCCGGTCCGGCCGGTGGCGGTGGCCGCGTTCGTCGAGGAGGAGGGGGCCCGGTTCGGCGTACCGTGCCTGGGGTCGCGGCTGCTCACCGGGGAGATCGCGGTGGACCGCGCGGCCGGGCTGTGCGACACCCAGGGGGTGAGCTTCGCCGAGGCGCTGGGTGACCGGCCGGCGGGCGCCGACCCGGCGCTGCTCGGCCGCTTCGCGGCCTTCGTGGAGCTGCACGTGGAGCAGGGTCGGGCGCTGGTCGACCTCGACGCGCCGGTCGCGGTGGCCAGCGCCATCTGGCCGCACGGCCGCTGGCGCTTCGACTTCCACGGCGAGGGCAACCACGCGGGTACGACCCGGATGGCCGACCGCCGCGACCCGATGCTCACCTACGCCTTCACGGTGCTTGCGGCGAACAAGGAGGCCCGGCTGCGCGACGCGCACGCCACGGTGGGCCGGGTGGCCGTCGAGCCGAACGCCACCAACGCCATCCCGGCACGGGTGACCGGCTGGCTGGACGCCCGGGCGGCCGAGCCGGAGACGCTGCACGGCCTGGTCGAGGCGGTGCACGCCAAGGCCGCCGAGCGGGCGAAGCGGGACGGCACCGAGCTGACCTGCACGCAGGAGTCGGCCACCCCGCTGGTGGCGTTCGACGGCGGCCTGGCCGACCGGCTGGCGAAACTGCTCGGCGCGCCGGTGCTGCCCACCGGTGCGGGGCACGACGCCGGGGTGCTCGCCGCGCACCTGCCGACCGCCATGCTGTTCGTGCGGAACCCGACCGGGGTGTCCCACTCCCCCGCCGAGTCCGCCACCGACGCCGACTGCGCGGCCGGAGTGACCGCCCTGGCCCGGGTGCTGGAGGAGTTGGCATGCCGCTGACCCGCTGGCTGGCCGAGTACGCCTGGCTGCCCGCGCACGCCGAGCCCACCCCCGACGTGCTGATCGAGACCGAGAACGGCCGGATCACCGCGGTCGCCCCGCTGGTCGGCGGCCGTGCCCCGATGGCCGGGGTCGAGGTGCTGGGCGACGCGGTACGGCTGCCGGGGCTCACCCTGCCCGGCCTGGCCAACGCCCACTCGCACGCCTTCCACCGGGCGCTGCGCGGGCGCACCCACGGCGGGCGGGGCGACTTCTGGAGCTGGCGCGAGGTCATGTACGCCGTCGCGACCCGGCTCGACCCCGACTCCTACCTGGCCCTGGCCCGGGCCGCGTACGCCGAGATGGCGCTGGCCGGGATCACCTGCGTGGGCGAGTTCCACTACCTGCACCACGGCCCGGACGGGAAGCCGTACGACGACCCGAACGCGATGTCGGCGGCGCTGGTCGAGGCCGCCGCGCACGCCGGGATCCGGCTCACCCTGCTGGACACCGCGTACCTCACCGCGAGCGTGGACGGGGCGCCGCTGGCCGGTCCGCAGCGCCGGTTCGGCGACGGGGACGCGCTGCGCTGGGCGGAGCGGGTCAGCGCGTTCACCCCGCAGGACGCGCACGCCCGGGTCGGCGCGGCGATCCACTCGGTCCGCGCCGTGCCGGCGGAGCAGCTCGCCACCGTGGCCGGCTGGGCGGACCGGCAGGGGCTGCCGCTGCACGTGCACCTCTCCGAGCAGCCGGCCGAGAACGACGCCTGCCGGGCCGTGCACGGCTGCACCCCGACCCGGCTGCTGGCCGACCACGGGGTGCTCGGCCGGCACACCACGGCGGTGCACGCCACCCACCCGACCAGCGCCGACATCAGCCTGCTCGGGGAGAACCGGACCGGCATCTGCCTCTGCCCCACCACCGAGCGGGACCTCGCCGACGGGATCGGGCCGGCCCGCCGGATGGCCCAGGCGGGCAGCCCGCTCAGCCTGGGCAGCGACAGCCACGCCGTGGTCGACCTCTTCGAGGAGGCCCGGGCGGTCGAGCTGGACGAGCGGCTGCGCACCCGCAAGCGGGGCCACTTCACCGCCGTCGAGCTGCTCACCGCCGCCACCGCCGGCGGGCACGCCGCGCTGGGCTGGGGGGACGCCGGCCGGCTGTCGGTCGGCGACCGGGCCGACCTGGTCACGGTACGGCTGGACAGCGCCCGCACCGCCGGGGTGCCGCCGGTCGGGGCGTTCTTCGCGGCCACCGCGGCCGACGTCACGCACGTGGTGGTCGACGGGCGGACGGTGGTGGCCGACGGCCGGCACCTGACCGTGGACGTCCCGACCGAGCTGCGGCACGCCATCCAGGAGGTGACCCGCTCGTGAGCAGCCTGCTGGTGGACAACATCGGGGAGCTGGTCACCAACTCCGCGTACGAGGGCGAGGGCGGGCCGCTGGGCATCCGCCGGAACGTCGCCCTGCTGGTCGAGGACGGCCTCGTCGCCTGGATCGGGCCGGCCCGGGACGCCCCGGCCGCCGACCGGCGGATCGACGCCGGCGGCGCGGCGGTGCTGCCCGGTTTCGTGGACAGCCACGCCCACCTGGTCTTCGCCGGGGACCGGGCCGCCGAGTTCGCCGCCCGGATGGCCGGTCAGCCCTACACCGGCGGCGGCATCCGCACCACCGTGGGCGCCACCCGCGCCGCCTCCGACGACGAGTTGCGGGCCACCGTGCACCGGCTGCGCGGCGAGGCGATGCGGCAGGGCACCACCACCATCGAGATCAAGAGCGGATACGGGCTCACCGTCGCCGACGAGGCCCGCTCCCTGCGGATCGCCGCCGAGTTCACCGAGGACACCACGTTCCTCGGCGCGCACGTCGTCCCCGCCGAGTACGCCGACCGCCCCGACGACTACGTCGGCATGGTGTGCGGGCTGATGCTCGCCGCCGCCGCCCCGTACGCCCGCTGGATCGACGTGTTCTGCGAGCGGGGCGCCTTCGACGTGGACCACGCCCGGGCGATCCTCGCCTGCGGGCAGGCGGTCGGGCTGGGCGTGCGAGTGCACGCCAACCAGCTCGGCCCCGGGCCGGGCGTGCAGCTCGGGGTGGAGCTGGGCGCGGCCAGCGTGGACCACTGCACCCACCTGTCCGACGCCGACATCGACGCGCTCGCGTCAACCGGCACGACGTGGGTTTCCGGCTTCGAGCCGACCACCGTCGCCACCCTGCTGCCCGGGGCGGAGTTCTCTACCCGGTCGCCGTACCCGGACGCGCGCCGGCTGCTCGACGCCGGGGTGACCGTGGCCCTCGCGACGGACTGCAACCCCGGGTCGTCGTACACGTCGTCGATGCCGTTCTGCATCGCCCTCGCCGTACGCGAGATGCGGATGACCCCGGCGGAGGCGGTCTGGGCCGCGACCGCCGGCGGGGCGGCCGCGCTGCGCCGCGACGACGTGGGCCGGCTCGCGCGGGGCGCGCGGGCCGACCTGATGATCCTCGACGCCCCGTCCCACCTGCACCTGGCCTACCGGCCGGGAGTCCCCCTGATCCGCCAGGTTCTGCACAACGGAGTCCCGCAATGTCGACCGTGACCATTCTGCCCACCGGAATCTCCCCCGCCGACGTGCTCGCCGTGGCCCGCGGCACCGCCAAGGTCGTCCTCGACCCCGCCACGGTGGACGCGATGGCGACCAGCCGGTCCATCGTGGACGGCATCGAGGCCGCCGGCCGGCCCGTGTACGGCGTCTCCACCGGGTTCGGGGCGCTCGCCAACACGTTCGTCGCGCCCGAGCGGCGCGCGGAACTCCAGCACGCGCTGATCCGCTCGCATGCCGCCGGCGTCGGCGCGCCCATGCCCCGCGAGGTGGTGCGGGCGATGATGCTGCTGCGGGTGCGCTCGCTCGCCCTCGGCCGCTCCGGGGTCCGGCCGCTGGTCGCCGAGGCCCTGGCGGACCTGCTCAACCACGAGGTCACCCCGTGGGTGCCGGAGCACGGCTCACTGGGCGCCTCCGGTGACCTGGCCCCGCTGGCGCACTGCGCGCTGGTGCTGCTCGGCGAGGGCTGGGTGCTCGGCCCGGCCGGGGAGCGGATCCCCGGCGGCGAGGCGCTGCGCCGGGTCGGGCTGGCGCCGATCGAGCTGGCCGCCAAGGAGGGGCTGGCGCTGATCAACGGCACCGACGGCATGCTCGGCATGCTGCTGCTGGCCATCCACGACGCCCGGCACCTGTTCGCCATGGCCGACGTGACCGCCGCGCTGGCCATCGAGGCGATGCTCGGCTCGGAGCGGCCGTTCCTGCCCGAGCTGCACGCCATCCGGCCGCACCCCGGCCAGGCGGCGTCCGCGGCGAACATCCACCGGCTGCTGCAGAACTCGGCGGTGATGGACTCGCACCGCGACGACCTGGCACACGCCGTGCAGGACGCGTACTCGATGCGCTGCGCGCCGCAGGTGGCCGGCGCGGCCCGGGACACCCTCGACTTCGTCGAGGTGGTGGCCGGGCGGGAGCTGCTGTCCGTGGTGGACAACCCGGTGGTGCTGCCGGACGGGCGGGTCGAGTCCACCGGCAACTTCCACGGCGCGCCGCTCGGCTTCGCCGCCGACTACCTGGCCATCGCCGCCGCCGAGGTCGGGGCCATCGCCGAGCGGCGGGTGGACCGGCTGCTCGACGTCACCCGCTCCCGGGACCTGCCGGCGTTCCTCTCCCCCGACGCCGGGGTCAACTCCGGGCTGATGATCGCCCAGTACACCGCGGCCGGGATCGTCGCGGAGAACCGGCGGCTCGCCGCGCCCGCGTCGGTGGATTCGCTGCCCACCAGCGGCATGCAGGAGGACCACGTCTCGATGGGCTGGGCGGCGGCCAAGAAGCTGCGCACCGTGCTGGACAACCTGACCAGCCTGCTCGCGGTGGAGCTGCTGGCGGCCGTGCGCGGGCTCCAGCTCCGCGCCCCGCTCACCCCGTCCCCGGCCGGCCGGGCCGCGCTGGCCGCGCTCGGTGAGGTGGTGGGCGAGCCGGGGCCGGACGTCTTCCTCGCCCCGCTGATGGAGGCCGCGCGGGAGGCGCTCGGCGGCCCCGAGCTGCGCGCGGCGATCGAGCGGGAGGTGGGCCAGCTCGGCTGAGCGGATTCCGGCCGGGCCGGTCCACACTGGAAGGGTGGAACAGACCACCGCCGGCACGCTGGCGTCACCCTGGTGGCGCCGGGTCGTGTGGTGGGCCGCCATCGGGTACGCCCTGGTCGCGGCGGCCGCCCGCCCGCTGACCGGCCCGGCCGCGTGGGCAGTCCTGGCGCCCGGCGTCGCACTGCTCCTCGCGGGCCTGCGCCGAACGCCCGTCCGGCGACCGCGCGTCGGGCGGCGCGCCGCCGTCACCTGGCTCGGTCTCGGGGTGCTCTTCTGCCTGTGGGAGCTGGGCGCGTTCCTGGCCGGCAACGACGACGCGCACCCGACCTTCAGCATCCTGACCGATTCCGTGCTCGCCACCTATCCCGGGCGGGTGGTCGGCTACCTGCTCTGGCTCGGGACCGGCGCCTGGCTGGTGACCCGGTGACCGCCCGGGGCCTGATCGCCGCCGGCTTCGCCGCGATCCTGCTGCTGATGGTGGCCGCCGACGCGGCGGCCCGGCGGCGGACGGGCCCCTGCCTCGCACCGCTCGGTGCGGCCTTGACCGCCGCGCTCCGGACGACCACCGGCCGGGCCCTGGTGCTGGGCGTCTGGCTCTGGCTCGGCTGGCACTTCCTCGCCCGGTGACGCCCACGAGGCGGCGTGGCTGTCGGACAGCGCTGCTACCGTTCGTCGCCGTGACCGACGATGACGCCCGGGTGGCGGTGGACGCCCTCGACCGTGACGACGCCCCGAGCGGCGACAGGCTCGACGGCGAGATCCGCGCCTTTGTCCGCCGCCACGTGGCGCTGGCGGAGCTGCCGGCGGCGGCCATCGTCGCCGAGACGGTGGAGTACCTGGACGGCGAGGCCGAGCCGGCCCGGATCGCGGAGCTGGCCTGGCCGGTGGTGGCGGAGGAGCTGACCGCGCACCTGGCCGACCAGGAGAGCTGGCCGGAGGTGACCGACAGCGATCGGCTCGCCGCCGCGTTCCGGGCACTCTC
This sequence is a window from Micromonospora sp. NBRC 110009. Protein-coding genes within it:
- the hutH gene encoding histidine ammonia-lyase; the protein is MSTVTILPTGISPADVLAVARGTAKVVLDPATVDAMATSRSIVDGIEAAGRPVYGVSTGFGALANTFVAPERRAELQHALIRSHAAGVGAPMPREVVRAMMLLRVRSLALGRSGVRPLVAEALADLLNHEVTPWVPEHGSLGASGDLAPLAHCALVLLGEGWVLGPAGERIPGGEALRRVGLAPIELAAKEGLALINGTDGMLGMLLLAIHDARHLFAMADVTAALAIEAMLGSERPFLPELHAIRPHPGQAASAANIHRLLQNSAVMDSHRDDLAHAVQDAYSMRCAPQVAGAARDTLDFVEVVAGRELLSVVDNPVVLPDGRVESTGNFHGAPLGFAADYLAIAAAEVGAIAERRVDRLLDVTRSRDLPAFLSPDAGVNSGLMIAQYTAAGIVAENRRLAAPASVDSLPTSGMQEDHVSMGWAAAKKLRTVLDNLTSLLAVELLAAVRGLQLRAPLTPSPAGRAALAALGEVVGEPGPDVFLAPLMEAAREALGGPELRAAIEREVGQLG
- a CDS encoding allantoate amidohydrolase encodes the protein MLTHSVEEGTLPNRFRTLWDEIALVGRDAGSGGYLRYALTEPELTLRDWFREQAEVRGMPVQEDGNGNLFAWWGDPTAGQAVLTGSHFDSVPHGGAYDGPLGIVSAFLAVDELRAAGVAPVRPVAVAAFVEEEGARFGVPCLGSRLLTGEIAVDRAAGLCDTQGVSFAEALGDRPAGADPALLGRFAAFVELHVEQGRALVDLDAPVAVASAIWPHGRWRFDFHGEGNHAGTTRMADRRDPMLTYAFTVLAANKEARLRDAHATVGRVAVEPNATNAIPARVTGWLDARAAEPETLHGLVEAVHAKAAERAKRDGTELTCTQESATPLVAFDGGLADRLAKLLGAPVLPTGAGHDAGVLAAHLPTAMLFVRNPTGVSHSPAESATDADCAAGVTALARVLEELACR
- a CDS encoding formimidoylglutamate deiminase gives rise to the protein MTRWLAEYAWLPAHAEPTPDVLIETENGRITAVAPLVGGRAPMAGVEVLGDAVRLPGLTLPGLANAHSHAFHRALRGRTHGGRGDFWSWREVMYAVATRLDPDSYLALARAAYAEMALAGITCVGEFHYLHHGPDGKPYDDPNAMSAALVEAAAHAGIRLTLLDTAYLTASVDGAPLAGPQRRFGDGDALRWAERVSAFTPQDAHARVGAAIHSVRAVPAEQLATVAGWADRQGLPLHVHLSEQPAENDACRAVHGCTPTRLLADHGVLGRHTTAVHATHPTSADISLLGENRTGICLCPTTERDLADGIGPARRMAQAGSPLSLGSDSHAVVDLFEEARAVELDERLRTRKRGHFTAVELLTAATAGGHAALGWGDAGRLSVGDRADLVTVRLDSARTAGVPPVGAFFAATAADVTHVVVDGRTVVADGRHLTVDVPTELRHAIQEVTRS
- the hutU gene encoding urocanate hydratase, with amino-acid sequence MHQPVRAARGTARTAKGWPQEAALRMLMNNLDPEVAERPEDLVVYGGTGKAARDWPSYHALVRTLTDLRDDETMLVQSGRPVGVMRTHEWAPRVLLANSNLVGDWATWPEFRRLEQLGLTMYGQMTAGSWIYIGTQGILQGTYETFAAVAAKRFGGTLAGTLTLTAGCGGMGGAQPLAVTMNGGACLIVDVDRSRLERRMHDRYLDEIADNLDDAVERVLAAKRARRALSVGVVGNAAVVFPELLVRGVEIDVVTDQTSAHDPLSYVPVGVELADARDYAAQKPAEFTDRARASMARHVAAMVGFLDAGAEVFDYGNSIRGEAKLAGYERAFDFPGFVPAYIRPLFCEGKGPFRWAALSGDPKDIAATDRAILDLFPENESLARWMRMAGERVAFQGLPARICWLGYGERDKAGVRFNEMVASGELSAPVVIGRDHLDCGSVASPYRETEAMADGSDAIADWPLLNALVNTASGASWVSIHHGGGVGIGRSIHAGQVCVADGSALAGQKIERVLTNDPAMGVIRHVDAGYDDAREVAARTGVRVPMTEA
- a CDS encoding DUF6186 family protein gives rise to the protein MTARGLIAAGFAAILLLMVAADAAARRRTGPCLAPLGAALTAALRTTTGRALVLGVWLWLGWHFLAR
- the hutI gene encoding imidazolonepropionase gives rise to the protein MSSLLVDNIGELVTNSAYEGEGGPLGIRRNVALLVEDGLVAWIGPARDAPAADRRIDAGGAAVLPGFVDSHAHLVFAGDRAAEFAARMAGQPYTGGGIRTTVGATRAASDDELRATVHRLRGEAMRQGTTTIEIKSGYGLTVADEARSLRIAAEFTEDTTFLGAHVVPAEYADRPDDYVGMVCGLMLAAAAPYARWIDVFCERGAFDVDHARAILACGQAVGLGVRVHANQLGPGPGVQLGVELGAASVDHCTHLSDADIDALASTGTTWVSGFEPTTVATLLPGAEFSTRSPYPDARRLLDAGVTVALATDCNPGSSYTSSMPFCIALAVREMRMTPAEAVWAATAGGAAALRRDDVGRLARGARADLMILDAPSHLHLAYRPGVPLIRQVLHNGVPQCRP